A single window of Dehalococcoidia bacterium DNA harbors:
- a CDS encoding benzoate-CoA ligase family protein, with translation MTTTAPATAPAVTVPREFNTAAEYIDRPIGAGHGQRIAYICGDERVSYAQLQRRVNQTANALAALGVEMEQRVVVLLPNQPEFVYALFGAMRIGVVAAAMSTAIQPAEQALLLADSRARAIVVSEALWAPLRSRRAEFPLLKHVFVVGNTAPAPGEHDFAALVEAASPECATAPTTADDVALWLHTSGSTGTPKWAVHLHRNLPHAEQLYAAPFIGLRPGDVLLAGPCFHAYPLGLATYFALRAGATVVLNRERSTPARMFELIAQQQVTVFAGVPTLYAQMLQAAEGRSLALPSVRICLSAAEPLPAEIHRRWQERFGVEILDGIGTTEALHVFISNRAGESRPGSSGRAVPGYDVRLLDEQGNEVADGEIGNLVIRGGSLFAGYWNQIDTSRRVLQGQWYHTGDKYLRDADGFYYYSGRADDMLRVSGHWVSPAEVEAALIAHPAVVEAAVVGKADADELIKPQAFVILREGVAPSEALAEELKVHVKATIAPYNYPRWIEFVADLPKTATGKIQRFKLRAPAS, from the coding sequence ATGACGACGACCGCGCCCGCCACCGCTCCCGCGGTCACGGTGCCGCGCGAGTTCAACACGGCGGCGGAATACATCGATCGGCCGATCGGCGCGGGCCACGGCCAGCGCATCGCCTACATCTGCGGCGATGAACGGGTGAGCTACGCGCAGTTGCAGCGGCGGGTGAACCAGACGGCGAACGCGCTGGCGGCGCTCGGCGTGGAGATGGAGCAACGCGTCGTCGTGCTGCTGCCGAACCAGCCCGAGTTCGTGTACGCGCTGTTCGGCGCCATGCGCATCGGCGTCGTGGCGGCGGCGATGAGCACCGCGATCCAGCCCGCAGAGCAGGCGCTCTTGCTGGCCGACAGCCGCGCCCGCGCCATCGTCGTCAGCGAGGCGCTGTGGGCGCCGCTGCGCTCGCGCCGCGCCGAGTTCCCGCTGCTGAAGCATGTGTTCGTCGTCGGAAACACAGCGCCTGCGCCCGGCGAGCACGACTTCGCGGCGCTGGTCGAGGCGGCCTCTCCTGAATGCGCCACGGCGCCGACCACCGCCGACGATGTAGCGCTCTGGCTGCACACCTCGGGCAGCACCGGCACGCCGAAATGGGCCGTGCACCTGCACCGCAATCTGCCCCACGCCGAACAGCTCTACGCCGCGCCCTTCATCGGCCTGCGGCCCGGCGATGTGCTGCTGGCCGGTCCTTGCTTCCACGCCTACCCGCTTGGTCTGGCGACGTACTTCGCCCTGCGCGCCGGCGCGACCGTGGTGCTCAACCGCGAGCGCTCGACACCGGCGCGCATGTTCGAGCTGATTGCGCAGCAGCAGGTCACGGTGTTCGCGGGCGTGCCCACGCTCTACGCGCAGATGCTGCAAGCCGCCGAGGGGCGGAGCCTCGCCTTGCCGAGCGTGCGCATCTGCCTCTCCGCCGCCGAGCCGCTGCCCGCCGAGATCCACCGTCGCTGGCAGGAGCGCTTCGGGGTCGAAATCCTGGACGGCATCGGCACGACCGAGGCGCTGCACGTCTTCATCAGCAACCGCGCCGGCGAGAGCCGCCCCGGCAGCTCGGGCAGAGCCGTGCCGGGCTACGACGTGCGTCTGCTGGACGAGCAGGGCAACGAGGTCGCCGACGGCGAGATCGGCAACCTCGTGATTCGCGGCGGCAGCCTCTTCGCCGGCTACTGGAACCAGATCGACACCTCGCGGCGGGTCTTGCAGGGCCAGTGGTATCACACCGGCGACAAGTATCTGCGCGACGCCGACGGCTTCTACTATTACTCCGGCCGCGCCGACGACATGCTGCGCGTCAGCGGCCACTGGGTATCGCCGGCGGAGGTGGAGGCGGCGCTGATCGCCCACCCCGCCGTCGTCGAGGCGGCCGTCGTCGGCAAGGCGGACGCGGACGAGCTGATCAAGCCGCAGGCGTTCGTGATCCTGCGCGAGGGCGTGGCGCCGAGCGAGGCGCTGGCGGAGGAGCTGAAGGTGCACGTAAAGGCGACGATCGCGCCGTATAACTACCCGCGCTGGATCGAGTTCGTCGCCGACCTGCCCAAGACCGCGACGGGCAAGATCCAGCGCTTCAAGCTGCGCGCGCCTGCCTCCTGA
- a CDS encoding FCD domain-containing protein, giving the protein MTTDVPQQEIASEAVRPAQRVSLREQVADELQRLIVGGAIAAGAALPSEAQLGETFHCSRSVVREALRDVEQRGLVVRAENGRALIVQPASLDTVSRAVHIYMELGQVTFAELFESLELLDPVASALAAERGDGATLDALRALNEPARLTLANLVEVEVAFHLRLAQASGNRLFVAAWKPILDALAIANAEVAPLMGTPALTGTRRAHDEVIRAVAAHDAAAAAAWSRRHCAAFRRGLDLLGRSARDPVRPLQ; this is encoded by the coding sequence ATGACTACGGACGTGCCGCAGCAGGAGATCGCCAGCGAGGCCGTCCGTCCCGCCCAGCGCGTTTCGCTGCGCGAGCAGGTGGCCGACGAGTTGCAGCGGCTGATCGTGGGCGGCGCCATCGCCGCCGGCGCCGCCCTGCCCTCCGAGGCCCAGCTCGGTGAGACCTTCCACTGCAGCCGCAGCGTCGTGCGCGAGGCGTTGCGCGACGTGGAGCAACGCGGCCTGGTCGTGCGCGCGGAGAACGGCCGCGCCCTGATCGTGCAGCCGGCGTCGCTCGATACCGTCAGCCGCGCCGTGCACATTTATATGGAGCTGGGCCAGGTCACGTTCGCCGAGCTGTTTGAAAGCCTGGAGCTGCTCGACCCGGTCGCCTCGGCGCTGGCGGCCGAGCGCGGCGACGGCGCCACGCTCGACGCGCTGCGAGCCTTGAACGAGCCGGCGCGGCTCACCCTCGCCAACCTGGTCGAGGTCGAGGTCGCGTTCCACCTGCGGCTGGCGCAGGCCAGCGGCAACCGCCTGTTCGTGGCGGCCTGGAAGCCGATCCTCGACGCGCTGGCGATCGCCAACGCAGAGGTCGCGCCGCTGATGGGCACGCCGGCCTTGACCGGCACACGGCGCGCCCACGACGAAGTGATTCGCGCCGTCGCCGCGCACGATGCCGCGGCCGCGGCGGCCTGGTCGCGCCGGCACTGCGCCGCTTTTCGCCGCGGGCTGGACCTGCTGGGCCGCTCGGCGCGCGATCCGGTGCGGCCGTTGCAGTAG
- a CDS encoding MFS transporter, producing MRAGGERPPLRAAFASLRVHNYRLYFFGQLVSQIGTWMQSTALSWFVLSRTHSAFALGAVSMFRTLPVLLFALVGGVIADRLPKQRLLIGTQSGLALQATILAVLTGSGLITLPLIYALAVAQGVCNALDNPARQSFVMEMVGPRDVPNAVALNSSLIQMTRLVGPALGGITIATLGTALCFYINAVSFAAVLIGLLMMDPSRFYAAERPRRAAILRQLGEGLHYAVTTPDIMLAMITMAVLGTFGYNFQVIIPLIAQFVLHTNSVGFGLLTSSLAVGSLTAAFGVAWLGRGSRRSLLAGAACFSVVLLSVGFAGMWLLVVPMLVALGLSSTVFTATNNARLQLIAPPHLRGRVMSINTLLFQGSTPLGSLIVGGLAERAGVQPTVALMGGLCILGVLASLLYLRRTRDRLVPPGEEFNRRPASAGGAVAAGGGS from the coding sequence ATGAGGGCCGGCGGCGAGCGGCCGCCGCTCCGTGCCGCCTTCGCTTCGCTGCGCGTCCACAACTACCGCCTGTACTTCTTCGGCCAGCTCGTCTCCCAGATCGGCACCTGGATGCAGTCCACGGCGCTGTCGTGGTTCGTGCTCAGCCGCACGCACTCCGCCTTCGCCCTTGGCGCCGTCTCCATGTTCCGCACGCTGCCGGTGCTGCTCTTCGCCCTCGTCGGCGGCGTGATTGCCGACCGCCTGCCCAAGCAGCGCCTGCTGATCGGCACGCAAAGCGGCCTGGCGCTCCAGGCGACGATCCTCGCCGTGCTCACGGGCAGCGGCCTGATCACCTTGCCGCTGATCTATGCGCTTGCCGTCGCGCAGGGCGTCTGCAACGCGCTCGACAATCCCGCGCGCCAGTCGTTCGTCATGGAGATGGTCGGTCCGCGGGACGTTCCGAACGCCGTGGCGCTCAACTCCTCGCTCATCCAGATGACGCGGCTCGTGGGGCCGGCGCTGGGCGGCATCACGATCGCCACGCTGGGCACTGCGCTTTGCTTCTACATCAACGCGGTCAGCTTCGCGGCGGTGCTGATCGGCCTGCTGATGATGGACCCGAGCCGCTTCTACGCCGCCGAGCGCCCACGCCGCGCCGCCATCCTGCGCCAGCTCGGCGAGGGGCTGCACTACGCCGTGACTACGCCGGACATCATGCTGGCGATGATCACGATGGCCGTGCTCGGCACCTTCGGCTATAACTTCCAGGTGATCATCCCGCTGATCGCGCAGTTCGTGCTGCACACCAACTCGGTCGGCTTCGGCCTGCTCACCTCGTCGCTGGCGGTCGGCTCGCTGACCGCGGCATTCGGCGTAGCCTGGCTGGGGCGCGGCTCGCGGCGCAGTCTGCTGGCCGGCGCGGCCTGCTTCAGCGTGGTGCTCCTGAGCGTGGGCTTTGCGGGCATGTGGCTGCTGGTGGTGCCGATGCTTGTGGCGCTGGGGCTGAGCAGCACCGTCTTCACCGCGACCAACAACGCGCGGTTGCAGTTGATCGCGCCGCCCCACCTGCGCGGGCGGGTGATGAGCATCAATACGCTGCTGTTCCAGGGCTCGACGCCGCTCGGCAGCCTGATCGTCGGCGGCCTGGCCGAGCGCGCCGGCGTGCAACCGACGGTCGCGCTGATGGGCGGCCTCTGCATCCTCGGCGTGCTCGCGTCGCTGCTGTACCTGCGCCGCACGCGCGATCGCCTTGTGCCGCCCGGCGAGGAGTTCAACCGCCGGCCGGCGTCGGCGGGGGGCGCGGTAGCCGCGGGCGGCGGCTCCTAG
- a CDS encoding LLM class flavin-dependent oxidoreductase: MKLGTSLRFLFPTGPQTDRQFKQTLAAMPPGSFIERPMGAFDTAEQARNLLEVAAAAREARLDGLLVGDNHAIPAGYANCFSPLPTLARLLAETGAMPAGVVLLAPFYHPVLLAEQLGTIAAFAQGPLIVTLANGGNARAFAAFGIEMRSRARRLEELATVLRSLLAGERVNFSGRYSTLDGVSISPLPRVPVEIWLAGTVPAAAARAGAFGDAWLTGQNATDAEVVRQLAVYREAARAAGRTPRAVLRRDIFVAESDAAAHAEVDRVLAEGYRGTGKDELIVGGTETVVERLRYYRGLGFEEVMVRHITGDHRLMLRSFELIGKAVMPAIRDL; encoded by the coding sequence ATGAAACTCGGCACCTCGCTTCGCTTCCTCTTTCCCACCGGGCCGCAGACCGACCGCCAGTTCAAGCAGACGCTGGCCGCCATGCCGCCCGGCAGCTTCATCGAGCGGCCGATGGGCGCCTTCGACACGGCGGAGCAGGCGCGGAACCTGCTCGAAGTCGCCGCCGCGGCGCGCGAGGCGCGGCTCGACGGCCTGCTCGTCGGCGACAACCACGCGATTCCGGCCGGCTACGCCAACTGCTTCTCGCCGTTGCCGACTCTGGCGCGGCTCCTCGCCGAGACCGGCGCGATGCCCGCAGGCGTGGTGCTGCTGGCGCCGTTCTACCACCCGGTTCTGCTGGCCGAGCAGCTTGGCACGATCGCGGCCTTCGCGCAGGGACCGCTGATCGTGACCCTAGCGAACGGCGGCAACGCGCGGGCCTTTGCGGCCTTCGGCATCGAGATGCGCAGCCGGGCGCGGCGGCTGGAGGAGCTGGCGACCGTGCTGCGCTCCTTGCTCGCGGGCGAGCGGGTGAACTTCAGCGGGCGTTACAGCACGCTCGACGGCGTGAGCATCAGTCCGTTGCCGCGCGTGCCGGTCGAAATCTGGCTCGCCGGCACCGTGCCGGCCGCGGCGGCGCGTGCCGGCGCCTTCGGGGACGCCTGGCTCACGGGACAGAACGCCACCGATGCGGAGGTCGTGCGGCAACTCGCCGTCTACCGCGAGGCGGCGCGGGCGGCGGGCCGTACGCCGCGCGCCGTGCTGCGCCGCGACATCTTCGTGGCCGAGAGCGACGCCGCGGCGCACGCCGAGGTCGACCGCGTGCTGGCGGAAGGCTACCGCGGCACCGGCAAAGACGAGCTGATCGTGGGCGGCACCGAGACCGTGGTCGAGCGGCTGCGCTACTACCGCGGGCTTGGCTTCGAAGAAGTGATGGTGCGCCACATTACGGGCGACCACCGGCTGATGCTGCGCTCCTTCGAGCTGATCGGCAAGGCGGTGATGCCGGCGATCCGCGATCTTTGA
- a CDS encoding amidohydrolase family protein, whose protein sequence is MLVFEHARLLDCTGADPRANTALVVEDGRIGRIGPSGSFALPRGAELIDCRGRTLMPGLTDAHVHLSAVDLSLAGRTNEPAPVVALRIAALIEATLQMGYTTVRDAGGLTWGFKEAVRLGLIAGPDLLIAGGVLSQTGGHGDGRGRSDYGVPHNDSQVRAQSYIVDGPDEVRKATREALRRGSDQIKVMANGGAMSPTDEMTSPQFTVEELAAAVYEAKAAGTYVMAHTYTPQSMQNCIEAGVRSLEHGNFLDEETAVRIKESGTFLVPTIVTYEQIAAYGETQNVPENQMRKIRQGLDGAFTALEIAVRHGVTIASGSDLLGPMQPMKAREPLLKANVMGTMAALIATTQTNARLFRLEQEIGTVETGKRADLIVVDGDPTVAIDCLADAANVHVVVKHGNVVKDVQAETALAATG, encoded by the coding sequence ATGCTCGTCTTCGAACATGCGCGCCTGCTTGACTGCACCGGGGCCGACCCGCGAGCGAACACCGCCCTTGTCGTGGAGGACGGGCGCATCGGCCGCATCGGCCCCAGCGGCAGCTTCGCCCTGCCGCGCGGCGCCGAGCTGATCGACTGCCGGGGCCGCACGCTGATGCCCGGCCTCACCGACGCGCACGTGCATCTCTCCGCCGTCGATCTCAGCCTCGCCGGACGCACGAACGAGCCGGCGCCCGTCGTCGCCCTGCGCATTGCCGCGCTGATCGAAGCGACGCTGCAGATGGGCTACACCACCGTGCGCGACGCCGGCGGCCTGACCTGGGGCTTCAAGGAGGCCGTGCGCCTCGGTCTGATCGCCGGGCCGGACCTGCTGATCGCAGGCGGGGTGCTCTCGCAGACGGGCGGCCACGGCGACGGCCGCGGCCGCAGCGACTACGGCGTGCCTCACAACGACAGCCAGGTCCGGGCGCAGTCGTACATCGTGGACGGCCCGGACGAGGTGCGCAAGGCCACGCGCGAGGCGTTGCGCCGCGGCAGCGACCAGATCAAGGTCATGGCCAACGGCGGCGCCATGTCGCCCACCGACGAGATGACCTCGCCGCAGTTCACGGTCGAGGAGCTGGCGGCAGCCGTGTACGAGGCGAAGGCCGCCGGCACCTACGTGATGGCGCATACGTATACGCCGCAGTCGATGCAGAACTGTATCGAGGCCGGCGTGCGCTCGCTGGAGCACGGCAACTTCCTCGACGAAGAGACGGCCGTGCGCATCAAGGAGAGCGGCACCTTTCTCGTGCCCACGATCGTGACCTACGAGCAGATCGCCGCCTACGGCGAAACGCAGAACGTGCCCGAGAACCAGATGCGCAAGATCCGCCAGGGGCTGGACGGCGCCTTCACCGCGCTGGAGATCGCCGTGCGCCACGGGGTGACGATCGCCTCCGGCTCGGACCTGCTGGGGCCGATGCAGCCGATGAAGGCGCGCGAGCCGCTGCTCAAGGCGAATGTGATGGGCACGATGGCGGCGCTGATCGCGACGACGCAGACCAATGCCCGCCTCTTCCGCCTGGAGCAGGAGATCGGCACGGTCGAGACGGGCAAGCGCGCCGACCTGATCGTGGTCGACGGCGACCCGACGGTCGCGATCGACTGCCTCGCCGACGCGGCCAACGTCCACGTCGTCGTCAAGCACGGCAACGTCGTCAAAGACGTGCAAGCTGAGACGGCACTGGCCGCGACAGGCTGA
- a CDS encoding GNAT family N-acetyltransferase, whose product MADGDFAAALVARADANYRELFRAMARLTLHGMVQEDDELLLVRSGPWLPLNNAAIVKRPPADPARALARATAFFAQHGQSCALIAAGAAAEAMAPLLEAEGRDDDPSPGMILSPLTGEPPPVPGLAIEVVQDVAGLQLYNDTMTAGFGNAWAEGEILEQRVLLDAPDLTHYLGFFDGTPVGTAMRLSSHRIAGVFSVSTIPEYRRRGIGAALTWRAALDGLTEGCVASALQASTLGEPVYRRMGYRDALTYHLWLPRLTG is encoded by the coding sequence ATGGCGGACGGAGACTTCGCCGCGGCGTTGGTGGCGCGGGCGGATGCCAACTACCGCGAGCTGTTCCGCGCCATGGCGCGGCTGACGCTGCACGGCATGGTGCAGGAGGACGATGAGCTGCTGCTGGTGCGGTCTGGGCCGTGGTTGCCGCTCAACAACGCCGCGATTGTCAAGCGCCCGCCGGCCGATCCGGCGAGGGCCCTGGCGCGGGCCACGGCGTTCTTCGCGCAGCACGGGCAGTCCTGCGCGCTGATCGCCGCCGGCGCCGCCGCCGAGGCGATGGCGCCCCTGCTCGAGGCCGAGGGGCGCGACGACGATCCCTCGCCCGGCATGATCCTGTCGCCGCTTACGGGCGAGCCGCCGCCGGTGCCTGGGCTCGCCATCGAAGTGGTGCAGGACGTCGCCGGTTTGCAGCTCTACAACGACACGATGACGGCCGGCTTCGGCAACGCCTGGGCGGAGGGCGAGATCCTCGAACAGCGCGTTCTGCTCGACGCGCCGGACCTGACGCACTACCTCGGCTTTTTCGACGGCACACCCGTCGGCACGGCGATGCGCCTGAGCAGCCACCGCATCGCCGGCGTGTTTAGCGTGAGCACGATCCCGGAATATCGCCGGCGCGGGATCGGCGCCGCGCTCACCTGGCGCGCCGCGCTCGACGGGCTGACGGAAGGCTGCGTCGCCAGCGCCCTGCAGGCGAGCACGCTGGGCGAGCCGGTCTACCGGCGCATGGGCTACCGCGACGCGCTCACATACCACCTGTGGCTGCCACGCCTCACCGGGTGA
- a CDS encoding maleylpyruvate isomerase N-terminal domain-containing protein gives MIPDVAATAACIAAERARFVRFCRGLTEAELQRPVPGSHWIVKDFISHLATIDAPVAAWFRDIADGTPAGPGGRTEQASTWDVDRFNDAQVAERRSRSLDAIFAEAADERAALVSVLDRLTGEQLARTIHFGGDSKRPPAEIPLGRYLQGWSRHDAIHVADMLKALPERRADPAVAAWLTEPEVAAIVGMYQRAMDG, from the coding sequence ATGATTCCAGATGTCGCGGCAACCGCCGCCTGCATCGCCGCCGAGCGGGCGCGCTTTGTACGCTTCTGCCGCGGTCTGACCGAGGCGGAGCTGCAACGGCCCGTGCCGGGCAGTCACTGGATCGTCAAAGACTTCATCAGCCACCTGGCGACGATCGACGCGCCGGTGGCGGCCTGGTTTCGCGACATCGCCGACGGCACGCCGGCGGGCCCCGGCGGCCGCACGGAGCAGGCCAGCACGTGGGACGTGGACCGCTTCAACGACGCGCAGGTGGCGGAGCGCCGCTCGCGTTCGCTGGACGCGATCTTCGCCGAGGCGGCGGACGAACGCGCGGCGCTTGTGTCCGTGCTGGACCGGCTGACCGGCGAGCAACTCGCGCGCACGATACATTTCGGCGGCGACAGCAAACGGCCGCCCGCCGAGATTCCGCTCGGCCGTTACCTGCAGGGATGGTCGCGCCACGACGCGATTCATGTGGCCGACATGCTCAAGGCGCTGCCGGAGCGGCGGGCGGACCCCGCGGTCGCCGCCTGGCTGACCGAGCCAGAGGTCGCGGCGATCGTGGGCATGTATCAACGCGCGATGGACGGGTGA